The Plasmodium cynomolgi strain B DNA, chromosome 13, whole genome shotgun sequence DNA segment CGTGCATGTGATTGCTGGTTTGTTATGACATCGCGTTTCTGCTTTTCAGTGCATTTCGCACGTGGCACAGCGTTCGTTTGGTAATTTGCCATTTCGCCACTTTGCCATTATGTGAAacatttctccttttttcgtttttaaatgtgaaaattcCCATGgccatatttttaaagcacCCTAGACAGAAAAGCGCAAACGACTCGGTCTGCTTCGCATAGACAACACTGCTTTTGtcggcgttttttttttttcctttgcaaaGCAAATTGCCATATTGTTGGATCGTCATGGAAACGTGTTCGcgcatgtgcacatttaCGCATTTACTCATTTaaacatgtacacatttaAGCATTCTATAacaatctttttttttttttcttttttgttcgtGTCTACATTCTGGTGCTGCGCAGTGCATGCATCTTTcgcaaacagaaaaaaatgttccccCTGTAAATTATAACTTTATCACACAGAGTCGAAatggaagaattttttttttttcaaaagtgggaagatttttcttttttctatttgcaacaaattatgtaaagttaatttttaaaatggccAGTGCCAACTGTGAATGCACCAACAAATGGCATAAGCATATGGCATAATCAGCATGTTGTGATAAAAGGAAGTTATCTTTAAAAGCGTTCACGCTGCCTGTGGATTACACTCGCTGTGCGAACATCCCCGATGGCACATTAACTCCGTTTCACTCTTCCGTAACGTTGGCAGTGGCGCAGCTTGCCTTACATTCTTGCCGCGGGGCGGAAAATGTACCAATTGGgccaaaggaaaaaaaagaaaaaaaacaaaaaaaacaaaaaaagaaaaaaaaaacaaaaaaaaacaaaaaaaacaaaaaaaacaaaaaacaaagaacaaaaaaacaacaaaacaacaaaaaaaaaaacaaataacatCCAAACGCtgatgtatgcatatatgcacacatatttGCCTCCACCAGTTGGCGCAGAATGATAAATGCTCTTTACCAAATTAACTGCCGACGCGTCGTAACTGCGCTTCGGAAAACTTGTGTGAACATTTACTGAAGTGCTCGTCTTAGCAACGTTCTCGCAACTGTTTGTTGCGCGGTCAACTTGGGGGAGGAAACATTTACCAATAGAcgaagttaaaaatgaaatatatatttatatgcacattaCACACACGTGTATGTGCCCCTTAATCGCATAAatgaatttctttttttttatcaaaaaggGGTTATTTTATgtgaggaaataaaaattggtgGACCAGGAACACGTAGCAGTATGTTTGTACCATCCGCATCTTCCAGTTGCCATTTCATTATTGATGAACAGATCGCTGTTTAAGAAGCTGTTCACCTTTGTGCACATGGCAGCGATGTCCCCTTGTTgggatttttcttttttctttaaaaggcgaagcgaaaaaaaagggtgactaacccatttgggaaaaatggTACATAGCCACGTATGCATAAATCACAgtaattgtgaaaaaaagaaagaaaaaaaagaataaactCAGCCATACACATCAGCATGTGCATTCGCATTCGCATTCGCAACTTTTACTGAGTTAAATcatcctattttttcatttcgctgTGTAATCACATCAtcttatgtaaaaatggaaacaaggGAATGGAACACTCTGTAGCGCTGGTTTATCTCGCTGCTCCTTTTTCAAGTTCgcagaaaataattcacaaTTGTGCAGAATGGCAAATTGTGTGCACATGCATTATTAATGCCGTATGTTATATGCCAGCTGTggaggtaatttttttttttttcttctttgagAAGGCTTACTTGTGTTATAGTTTCtgatatatgtacacatgtcctatattttttttcactgtgTGTGTAGGTCTTTTTgccatatataaaatgaactTTTGAGGCTTGTCGAACTGGGTGGGATGATACCGTaacaaacgaagaaaaacaaaaaagggaaagcccACCGAACGGGCTATTCTCATAACCCCTATCTACATTTTAGAGCaacgttttatttatttttattttggtgtgttttttttttctgcttttctccctttctcTCTTTCTTCCTCTCTTTCCCTCTATTTTATATGGGAAAAAGGCATTCCCTTCTTCGCTTAGCTTAACTTCTTccgtttgctatttttttttttttgcaaagttgCAATAAATGGGTGTTCGTTTTTTAGCCCTGCTCCTAGGCACAACTCAGGGGTGCGAAAGAGAGGAGCAACATTCGATTCTATCActgaataaattatttcgtGGGggcaaaagtggaaaaaagtaGAAACAGTGTTTTGTGCCCCTAAGGATGGGCAACACAAATTGACGCTTACGCAATGCCTTAGCATATCAGCATGcccagaatttttttttgcattgtaTTTTTGCAGCATACATTTTAAGCGCATTCGTACGTATACCTACATGTGCGTAGATACGTAACACACATGGTGCGTGCGTATAGGGATACATGTTTGCATACGAAGTGCAttttatgtgcatacatacggGAGTAAGGGAGAATGGACTGTGTACAAagctccttttctcctttgttcttttgccatttcgccattttgctattttattttttggaaaaaattcaagttttctttttcacggCCCTCAACCGTCCCTATGCTGAAGTACacgatgagaaaaaaataaagaaagcCAACATTTGTTACCCCTAAACTTAATTCCacattggaaaaaaaaaaaaaaaaaagagaattatatatgcaatgctgaaattttcttatttttacgtAATTACGCTTATGTAAATGTTCATGAGTAATTGTTCATAACTATTCCCAACCTTTTCGCAATTGTTCCCACTTTTTCGTTATTTCAAactgttccctttttttttttttttttatatgtgtatggCAAATAAGCATACTTAAGCGAGCCTACGCAAAATTGGTTAGCTTGCAAGCTGCAAAAATTATATCTTCTTGCGCCGTTGTGTTGCTGTTCCTTTCCAAGGGAAAGATCTAGAGAGGGGAGGTAACTCACGAAAGCGCCAAGCAGTAGCTACGCGTAACGAACTATTGGacgagtaaaaaaaaagcaaacaaaTTGACGATTGCACCTTAAGGAATTACCCCCCAATTTTTGAGGAAACCTCGTTatgtatttaaatttttggatagcaaaaatttttgcatacattttttggtaatatttttttaaattaaaaaggaaaaaccacATGAGGGGAATGCCCTTGTCCGTTTTCGTCTTGCTGGCGTGACCCCTTCTGAAAAtcttcttcaccatttggaAAGCTGCTGTTCAGAAGTCAACCGCGTACATTTGCAAACGCGCTGAAGAGCAGCCTGTCCAGGTGATTTTCCACGGCGAGATCGGACCATTTGCCGGGATTTGGCTAAATTGGGCTAAACTGGGCTAAATTTGGCGATACTCGGCGAGACCTCCCTCATGCGTTCGgcgccccctttttcccattcgtGAATATGTTTGATTGAGAGaacgaaagggaaaaaagggagggacGATCGCCACGCATAGCGGTATATAACTACATATAGCTAAGTGTAGCGGTGCGGCATATCCTAGGGCACCACGCCGGAGTAGCCGCGCTGCCGCTAACCCACGACGGATGGGGAAGACAAATGGGGGGCGAAGTTGCACGCCCTGGGAAAACGTAAAAACGTTAAAGAACTGCGACGTGGATTTGTTATTTTGCCACGACCTGACCAGAAGCATCCAACAcaaattcgttttcttcGCACTCAACTTGCTATGTGTGAGTAAGAAATACGAACTGGTGTTTATAACGTACGGCCAATATATCTACGTCTACGAATTGAAAAGCTTTCTGGAAAACAACATAAATATTAACGTGGACGTAAACTctaaccctaaccctaacgTTGGTGTTGGGCAGAGGAATGAAAATGGCAGAGACAACGTTATTGCCAATTTCtacaaagaagaaataagCCAGAATGACAGCAgctttaaaaacataaataaaataaagtacgTCCACGATGAAGTGAAAAAGGATTTGAGTTTGAAAGCTATGAACATTCCTGCACCGACTCTTATCCTGTCCCCACACGTGTATTCAAAAGGGTACGTAAATATTAAGTGCGAAGAAAGAGACAACTCAGATAAATGCATTCTAATATCTGTGGGATGGTCGGAAGATACCAGTGTTTATTATGTAGAGAAAATCGTCGAATGTATTAacataaagaagaaattaaaacatattttagAGAAAAAGTTGTTCGATTTGAAGAggtatgaagaaaatgaaacgaaGGAGGCCATATATTTTAACGATACACATGCTCCATGTGACGATTTAGTTTTTCCAACCTCGTTTAGGGACTCCTATCGCCtcttaaataaattaaaaattgatgaaaatGATTTTATTCTAAGTTTAATACACAACAATCAGTATGCAAATGGATATTCCAAAGAACTTTTAGAAATGTTTGAGTTATCCAAATGCATCAACAGTTTtgatcatataaaaaataaggccAAACAGAGGAGAAGCGCCCGTCTGTATAGAATGCAGGTGGAAAATGAGAGAAGAgtaaacaaaagaaaaaagcgcCTTAACGATCGGGCGTTCAACCAGCACGTAACTGCTAATCTAAAGAATCCCCTcttaaaaacgaagaaaataaatgtcTACAAGAAGGGgttctataaaaaatgtcTCTTAGAAAGGGAGTTCGTCGGAGGGGTATCAGGAGCAGCGGTAGGAGGAGCAGGTGAGGGGCGCAGTGGCGGCGACCTAACTGTGTACAAACAAAgagcattaaaaaaggggccgTACAGAATGAAATACAGCTGCATATTGAGGTGTCCAAGGGACGAACCCATGGGAAATCCGAAGAGCGATAGTGCGCAGAATTCAAACACACCCATTAACAttaatgggaaaaagaaaaaatttaaaattagcGATATTTATAGTAGCCTTGAGAGCGCGGAGGAAGATGCATACAATACCGGCGACGGAACGGACGATGGATTGCTGCATCGGAATGATAAACCCgggatgaggaaaaaaaaatcaggaaaaaacattaaaaaaaatcatcaagTTAATTATTTACTAGGCGATGATGCGAAAGAAATTGAAGAactcaatttttataaaaaattgaggaaCAATGTGTACATGGGTTACAACCAAAGAAATAACCACATGGGACTGAACGAccaaaatgaatatattaactCGATTAGAGAGGAGAGTGAATTTGTGAATACGTATATTAAATCATCCAGTGATGAGGAGTGCACAGCACACTTGTCGTCCAAATTGAGAATGACCAATTGTAGCAGGAAAGGAAGCGGCCCGAAGTTTTACCGTCATGGTGATTTGCGCATGACACTGAGGAGGGGCCTCCATATGGCCCAGCTGATGGAGCAAAGGAAAATCAAGCGggtggcaaaaaataaaaaaagggtaagaaATGACGACAACACGGACACGCGCAGTTGCAGCAACAGGGGAAGCTGTGAAGGGGGTGCACGAAGGAGATTCTCGCCAAATGTGCTTCACAGAGAGAGAGCCAAAAtagatattaaaaaaaaaaaaaaatatatcatggagatgcgaaaaaaacgcagataCAGCGTTTAAGGAAGAACATCAAAAACTATAATTTGCATGTAGAGCGATTAAATATattgaagaaggaaagaaagaaatttgtaaatttctgCAAATTGTACATAACACATGTGCATTACGAAGAATATAGCAATAAGTTAGAAAATTTCCTAGACCCAAGTGTCGATATCAAGTACAATAAAATTTGGAAGCAGTTCAACATATTCAGCTTTAATCTGTTTAATGTAGATTACaatgacaaaattttgaagtccgcacatatatacgtgcAACCAGACATCGTTTTTAACAACAAAACTTACATTAAGTCGGACACGTCCACGTGGGCCATTTCGTTTAACTTTACGAAAAATTTATTAGCCATTGGATCGAACACgcataatataaatatttacaatttgaacaacttttattattttaggAGGAGGTACGATTATGATAATGCTCTTAACTTTTTTAAGAATGCATTTGTACACAGAAAGGTTAAGGTAAATCGCTTGTTCGTCAACGATGACAAGGACCCATTTTATTTCGATAGCACTGATGGGGAAGAGCACTTggagaaaaacagaaaaagtaggaaaaggaaaaaggaaagggaaaagaaaagaaaaaggaagaagaaaaaggataaaaggAAAGACAAAGCGGAGATAAGGGAAAacaaccaaaaaaataatcgttTCTCGCCCCACCACCACAGTAGGGAGAAAAATTGCGATCATGTCATTTATTTGGATCATTATGAGGAGAGCGAAGAATCGTCCACCTCGGTGAGCACCAGTGAAAAGGTGAACAGAAAGGGGGAACAGCGCTATCAGCCAAATGGTTGCCCCTCACgaaaagtgaagaagaagaaagaagaagaaaaaaaaaaaaaaaaaaaggaaggaaaaaaaaaaaaaaacgactcaATAATTTTTCGTAATGAATATATTGACCATAAGGAACGCAGGAGCAGTGGAATGCCCTGGTCAGACCTCGCctgggaggaagaagaacaacaaaaaagaggcagCATAACGAacggagaggaggaagaacccATTCGTTTTTATTCCAGTGACAGTGCCCCCTTTGACCAATGGAAAGACAATTCCGTGTTGCATTTGCTGGATGGTGAAGACACCAGTACATGTGCCGCAGATCAAGTGGGGAGGAATAACAGTAGCCCAGATGGACAGAACAAAGCTGATCAAGATATG contains these protein-coding regions:
- a CDS encoding hypothetical protein (putative), encoding MGKTNGGRSCTPWENVKTLKNCDVDLLFCHDLTRSIQHKFVFFALNLLCVSKKYELVFITYGQYIYVYELKSFLENNININVDVNSNPNPNVGVGQRNENGRDNVIANFYKEEISQNDSSFKNINKIKYVHDEVKKDLSLKAMNIPAPTLILSPHVYSKGYVNIKCEERDNSDKCILISVGWSEDTSVYYVEKIVECINIKKKLKHILEKKLFDLKRYEENETKEAIYFNDTHAPCDDLVFPTSFRDSYRLLNKLKIDENDFILSLIHNNQYANGYSKELLEMFELSKCINSFDHIKNKAKQRRSARLYRMQVENERRVNKRKKRLNDRAFNQHVTANLKNPLLKTKKINVYKKGFYKKCLLEREFVGGVSGAAVGGAGEGRSGGDLTVYKQRALKKGPYRMKYSCILRCPRDEPMGNPKSDSAQNSNTPININGKKKKFKISDIYSSLESAEEDAYNTGDGTDDGLLHRNDKPGMRKKKSGKNIKKNHQVNYLLGDDAKEIEELNFYKKLRNNVYMGYNQRNNHMGLNDQNEYINSIREESEFVNTYIKSSSDEECTAHLSSKLRMTNCSRKGSGPKFYRHERLNILKKERKKFVNFCKLYITHVHYEEYSNKLENFLDPSVDIKYNKIWKQFNIFSFNLFNVDYNDKILKSAHIYVQPDIVFNNKTYIKSDTSTWAISFNFTKNLLAIGSNTHNINIYNLNNFYYFRRRYDYDNALNFFKNAFVHRKVKVNRLFVNDDKDPFYFDSTDGEEHLEKNRKSRKRKKEREKKRKRKKKKDKRKDKAEIRENNQKNNRFSPHHHSREKNCDHVIYLDHYEESEESSTSVSTSEKVNRKGEQRYQPNGCPSRKVKKKKEEEKKKKKKEGKKKKNDSIIFRNEYIDHKERRSSGMPWSDLAWEEEEQQKRGSITNGEEEEPIRFYSSDSAPFDQWKDNSVLHLLDGEDTSTCAADQVGRNNSSPDGQNKADQDMTSTPQAKDLMRGIFSMKNNSYVTKISVQDHFKKANLHKAVSSILHRRSYIPIDLAQFFLNRKENLKKMLLTISYNFPSDAIILFLKQASIGAEIYHMKWNIHHNIASTVHKMKKLYAKRFGSQYCQNLKLFHPQMVIINNNKYLKNWYIKFLRTSMLRSGVRRAEVFRKMSKRRKKQRSNWRKGAHREKRHNYLDILKGDEVGERHPDGELPDGERSLEGPPTEHTLSEDIEAAKAASGEESTISEDELGVHNVIYRKVKSYNMSKVERIYVLCDSSSAFQQGSNGRLRDTNVDEHEDKVIKCHKHLYSYKRANNVLKNISRRFRKFIKDRHNFSFSYTKCLFSNEHSIFVVLDKRRNKGELHCYDRVARKYVDELKIVVKSIQKHSAPWLFLKAQGGTRTGAAIEEVGASVEANGAAEGAKSFNGEEAPTSEQSAVEEEANFDFYRKTILVICELKDHNNNTLDIVHLTNDPSESGQDFFQGGKPGSAKEDRSNYYSLRFDEGGTVNGKKQRMQRNDQPRSRSDGSSRSGSGRGSDSPSSNAEKTETKKNEKKKMLKKHYGR